A window of Struthio camelus isolate bStrCam1 chromosome 15, bStrCam1.hap1, whole genome shotgun sequence contains these coding sequences:
- the LOC104142254 gene encoding uncharacterized protein — MGRLDDHAKKRIVELRKAGLSFRKIKKVLELDNIRVTPQAVYLFLKRKNVEPSQATGAALPQPTGDRAQHKAGAGQAGWEDEQLWTMLQENEPEQNEQEAVGPKLPVLPSGGAAGSEGPCLSDGRDSKEGIKIVSVTSLCKDGRQFGKPVPTGLPSGTQVAPRNSDDCSVNRSSTLGSCPALLPPAVPQQPLPNRGRLFVPPARNPALIVKKKIVDRAILLQKKVNIQNGQSLSGSTTVLPFLVGVQPASQPLQANPAVLTTAVSHSANVKDASTQTALLNIAGPGNQSLAWGGPMLPPAPSSHAVAEKLDAVHTEIQKLSQAMHAVLERQCCLERQQEHQQRLQQEVLMTLQQLSSTVSHGTVPGNQPCVPFSSMAEPSPTVPNFSQFKMELI; from the exons ATGGGCCGCTTGGATGACCATGCCAAGAAGAGGATCGTGGAGTTGCGCAAAGCTGGGCTGAGCTTTCGCAAGATCAAGAAAGTTTTAGAGCTGGACAACATTCGGGTGACCCCCCAGGCGGTGTACCTCTTCCTCAAGCGGAAGAATGTGGAGCCCTCCCAGGCGACAGGAGCCGCGCTGCCCCAGCCAACAGGTGACAGGGCGCAGCACAAGGCAGGTGCCGGCCAGGCAGGCTGGGAGGATGAGCAGCTCTGGACCATGCTCCAAGAAAATGAGCCCGAGCAGAATGAGCAGGAAGCGGTGGGTCCCAAGCTCCCTGTGCTGCCCAGTGGAGGGGCCGCAGGCAGCGAAGGGCCCTGCCTCAGCGACGGCCGAGACAGCAAGGAAGGCATCAAGATTGTCAGTGTGACCTCGCTCTGCAAGGATGGCAGGCAGTTTGGGAAGCCTGTGCCCACGGGACTGCCTTCCGGGACCCAAGTGGCCCCTAGGAACA GTGACGACTGCTCTGTGAACCGATCGAGTACTCTGGGGAGCTGCCCGGCTCTCCTGCCCCCAGCCGTCCCCCAGCAGCCACTGCCCAATCGAGGGAGGCTCTTTGTGCCCCCTGCCAGGAACCCAGCCCTGATTGTAAAGAAGAAGATTGTGGATAGGGCTATTCTCCTCCAGAAAAAG GTCAACATTCAGAATGGGCAGAGTCTGTCTGGCTCCACGACTGTCCTGCCTTTCCTGGTGGGAGTGCAGCCGGCCAGCCAGCCCCTGCAGGCAAACCCAGCTGTCCTGACCACTGCAGTGAGCCACAGTGCAAAT GTCAAAGATGCCAGCACTCAGACTGCCCTGCTGAATATTGCAGGTCCTGGAAATCAGAGCCTTGCATGGGGGGGGCCAATGcttccccctgctcccagctcccatgCCGTTGCCGAAAAGTTGGATGCTGTACACACAGAGATCCAGAAACTGAGTCAGGCGATGCATGCGGTCCTGGAGAGGCAATGCTGCCTAGAGCGCCAGCAGGAGCATCAGCAGCGACTCCAGCAGGAGGTGTTGATgacgctgcagcagctcagctccacAGTGAGCCATGGGACTGTGCCAGGAAACCAGCCCTGTGTCCCCTTCAGCAGCATGGCTGAGCCCTCGCCCACTGTGCCAAACTTCAGCCAGTTCAAGATGGAACTAATTTGA